In Mastomys coucha isolate ucsf_1 unplaced genomic scaffold, UCSF_Mcou_1 pScaffold20, whole genome shotgun sequence, one DNA window encodes the following:
- the LOC116098412 gene encoding immunoglobulin-binding protein 1b — translation MASFMEERQKPKLRELLETGIQLLEELEAATQPTGSKTIQEKVRKALTLLEKASDMLSQLDLFSRNEDWEEIASADLKYLMLPALKGALTLKLVDSSRLNVLQDAREHFMNFLIQSHNYHVAEFQLPWAQSSEPEGNPAATSDTQENNLVAMASQRQAKIQRYKQKKAVEQRLSSLKSAVESGQADDERVREYYLLQLRRWISISLDEIESIDQEIEILKERDSLGEASASRMSPQERPPLKPFVLTRSVAQAQVFGSGYPSLATMTVNDWYEQRQKSEEAEKKRQPPPPATLTASEPEEPDLEQKEAEDENALHRMQEWDDWKDTHPRGYGNRQNMG, via the coding sequence ATGGCGTCGTTCATGGAGGAGCGGCAGAAGCCGAAGCTCCGGGAGCTGTTGGAAACCGGCATACAACTTCTGGAGGAGTTGGAAGCTGCGACCCAACCCACAGGCTCCAAGACAATCCAGGAGAAGGTGAGGAAGGCCTTGACCCTCCTGGAGAAGGCCTCGGACATGTTATCCCAGCTCGATTTGTTCAGCAGGAACGAAGATTGGGAAGAGATTGCTTCCGCTGACCTCAAGTACCTGATGCTCCCGGCCCTGAAGGGCGCGCTGACCTTGAAGCTGGTGGACAGCAGCCGCCTCAACGTCCTGCAGGATGCTCGAGAGCACTTCATGAACTTCCTAATCCAGAGCCACAACTACCATGTGGCCGAGTTTCAGCTGCCCTGGGCCCAGAGCAGCGAACCGGAAGGCAACCCCGCTGCCACTTCTGATACCCAGGAGAACAACCTCGTTGCCATGGCATCCCAGAGGCAGGCCAAAATCCAGAGGTACAAGCAAAAGAAGGcggtggagcagaggctgtcttcTCTGAAATCGGCCGTGGAGAGCGGCCAGGCTGATGACGAGCGCGTCAGGGAGTATTACCTCCTTCAACTTCGTAGGTGGATTAGCATAAGCTTGGATGAGATAGAGAGCATCGACCAGGAGATAGAGATCCTGAAGGAAAGAGACTCCTTAGGTGAGGCATCAGCATCTCGCATGTCTCCTCAGGAGAGGCCACCACTAAAACCCTTCGTCCTCACTCGAAGTGTGGCCCAAGCACAAGTCTTTGGATCTGGGTACCCAAGTCTGGCAACTATGACTGTGAATGATTGGTACGAGCAGCGCCAGAAAAgtgaggaagcagaaaaaaagagacaaccaccaccacctgcGACTCTCACTGCATCTGAGCCAGAAGAGCCCGACCTGGAGCAAAAGGAAGCTGAAGATGAGAATGCCCTCCACAGGATGCAGGAGTGGGATGACTGGAAGGACACCCATCCTAGAGGCTATGGCAACCGACAGAACATGGGCTAA